The sequence below is a genomic window from Thermoplasmatales archaeon.
TCCGATTCCTGTTGCCGCACCACCGTAAGGTTCAATCGCACTGGGATGATTGTGGCTTTCCATCTTGACAACATAAGCATAATCCTCGTCGAAAGATACTACACCTGCATCGTCCTCCATCGCAAGGATGGCATCATGCTTCTCGAGTGAAGAAAAATATTTCTTTAGATAAAATTTCGATGATTTATAACAGCAATGCTCACTCCAGGCCTGTGCTATTGCATGAAGTTCAATGTCCGTCGGGTTTCTGTTAAGCCCCTTGAAGTACTCTCTAAGCTTGAGCATCTCGTCAACCGTTAACCCGAGTTGCATTGTTTCGCTTATCTTTCTGAGTTGATCTTCGTTCACTCCAATCAGGCTAACACGCTGAACAGAGACTTCTTCGTGATTACTCATTTTATTCACTTAATGTATACGATTGTATTATCGGATTTGTGAGTATTCTGGATGCTATTTCCTCTATCATTTTCCTCTTATCTTCGGTACCATCCTCAAGTTCGAATTCATAAGTCTTGGATATTGCAAGTTTTTCTATGCCCTTAAAACCGAGTATGTCGAGATTTTTCTTGATTGTCAGAGCTTCAGGATCCTCTACACCGCTGAGGTATTTTACACTAACACTGATTTTCATTCGATTAGGGTAGATCAATGCCCATTAAAAAGTCATCTATTTATCCATTCTAAGCGAAGCAATCAACGGTTCCAGTGCACTGGTAACATTGTCAACCTGTTCCACAATTGTACCTGTAACGACTATATCTGCGCCAGCTTCGGATACCGCCCTTACGCTTTCTCTGGATCTTATGCCCCCTCCAACTATCAAGGGCAAGCCTATATTTTGCCTTACAGC
It includes:
- the purS gene encoding phosphoribosylformylglycinamidine synthase subunit PurS, which produces MKISVSVKYLSGVEDPEALTIKKNLDILGFKGIEKLAISKTYEFELEDGTEDKRKMIEEIASRILTNPIIQSYTLSE